From one Prochlorococcus marinus str. MIT 0912 genomic stretch:
- the sppA gene encoding signal peptide peptidase SppA, whose translation MIWPLRRKSKKRMARICIEGPINSETRKNVLKALKQIEEREFPALLLRIDSPGGTVGDSQEIHSALLRLREKGCHVVASFGNISASGGVYIGVGAEKIVANPGTITGSIGVILRGNNLSKLLEKVGIKFETVKSGIYKDILSPDRPLSAEERELLQSLIDSSYEQFVLAVSKGRNLSPEDVKSFADGRVFTGEQAKEFGLVDEIGDENDAKLLAIKIANLDKKTKPITFGKTKKKLLGFLPGGKLIHNLINLLNLELEGNGQILWLFKP comes from the coding sequence ATGATTTGGCCCTTGAGACGCAAATCCAAAAAGAGGATGGCACGAATCTGTATTGAAGGTCCTATCAATTCAGAAACTCGAAAAAATGTTCTAAAAGCATTAAAGCAAATCGAGGAAAGAGAGTTCCCAGCCTTGCTACTTCGCATTGATAGTCCTGGTGGAACAGTTGGTGATAGCCAAGAAATCCATAGTGCCCTCTTGAGACTAAGAGAAAAAGGTTGTCATGTTGTAGCTAGTTTTGGCAATATCTCAGCCTCTGGAGGGGTCTATATAGGAGTAGGTGCTGAAAAAATTGTTGCCAACCCTGGAACAATAACAGGCTCTATTGGTGTCATTTTAAGAGGGAACAACCTATCCAAATTATTAGAAAAGGTTGGTATTAAATTTGAAACTGTAAAAAGTGGAATTTATAAAGACATCCTTTCACCTGATCGCCCATTATCAGCTGAAGAGAGAGAACTACTTCAATCCCTTATTGATAGCAGTTATGAACAATTTGTTTTAGCAGTTTCAAAAGGAAGAAATTTATCACCAGAAGATGTTAAAAGTTTTGCGGATGGAAGAGTTTTCACTGGAGAGCAAGCTAAAGAGTTTGGACTTGTAGATGAAATTGGTGACGAAAATGATGCAAAGTTACTTGCTATTAAAATTGCAAACCTAGATAAAAAAACAAAGCCTATAACCTTTGGTAAAACCAAAAAGAAATTATTAGGTTTTTTACCAGGAGGGAAATTAATCCACAACCTTATAAATTTATTAAATCTTGAGTTGGAAGGAAATGGACAGATACTTTGGCTATTCAAGCCATGA
- the aroH gene encoding chorismate mutase, producing the protein MNFQNEFTCLCALRGATTCENNSVESITLAVEALLVELVSRNNLIPDQIISVTFSVTSDLDACFPASIARKKTGWGKVALLDCQQMFVKDDLSKCIRLLAYVFLPNDQIPQNPYLGKAKNLRPDR; encoded by the coding sequence ATGAATTTTCAAAATGAATTCACCTGTCTTTGTGCATTGAGAGGAGCAACGACTTGTGAAAACAACTCTGTTGAGTCAATCACTTTGGCAGTTGAGGCATTACTAGTTGAATTAGTTTCAAGAAATAATTTGATCCCAGATCAAATTATTTCTGTTACTTTCTCCGTAACATCAGATTTAGATGCTTGTTTCCCCGCTTCTATTGCCAGAAAAAAAACAGGCTGGGGAAAAGTTGCACTTTTAGATTGCCAGCAAATGTTTGTTAAAGACGACTTATCAAAATGTATTCGCCTCCTTGCTTACGTTTTTTTACCAAACGATCAAATACCCCAAAATCCTTATCTTGGTAAAGCAAAAAATTTGCGTCCTGATCGATAA
- a CDS encoding DUF2808 domain-containing protein translates to MFKKKLFSTFKKSFFIGFSAFLFGTGAYILAPKASASPGFFEYQWDPEPGYKRLKYYQSSSKRNERSTYYFFLRGIERKEDIEKLTIAVPDYFEAKIKTKNLSLCKVKVGGYTARTRCLKNIPSLIKVNDKQTIIEIYPEKAIPNNKDNYAVVMKVFNPRKRGMFQIQALSQKGGDIPISTYLGTWNIDVQ, encoded by the coding sequence ATGTTCAAGAAAAAATTGTTTTCAACCTTCAAGAAAAGTTTTTTTATTGGATTTTCAGCTTTTTTATTTGGAACAGGGGCTTATATTTTAGCTCCAAAAGCTTCAGCATCGCCAGGATTCTTTGAATACCAATGGGATCCTGAGCCAGGATATAAAAGACTTAAATATTATCAATCCTCCTCTAAAAGGAATGAAAGATCGACTTATTACTTCTTCCTAAGGGGGATAGAAAGAAAAGAAGACATTGAAAAATTAACGATTGCAGTCCCTGATTATTTTGAAGCAAAAATCAAAACAAAAAATTTAAGCCTCTGTAAAGTAAAAGTTGGTGGATATACCGCGAGGACTCGATGTTTAAAGAACATTCCTTCTCTAATTAAAGTTAATGATAAACAAACTATTATTGAAATCTACCCAGAAAAAGCCATTCCAAACAACAAGGATAATTACGCTGTAGTAATGAAAGTATTCAATCCCAGAAAAAGAGGTATGTTTCAAATCCAAGCTCTATCTCAAAAAGGTGGTGACATTCCTATCTCAACATATTTAGGAACTTGGAACATAGATGTACAGTGA
- a CDS encoding DMT family transporter, producing the protein MFVIWNWFLMILPFALWGTSMAAMAPLVNAAGPEIVASLRLLPAGLVVLASVPFLKRSWNISKDDLVWFLVFTLIDATLFQIFLAKGLMETGAGLGSVLIDSQPLMVALLARILFGDAINPIGWIGLVLGLVGIICLGVPTELLGNWFLLGKFESGSNFLSHGEVWMICAATSMALGTVLIRFACRNSDPVAVTGWHMVLGSVPLLFWHVFDKNWPLVPDWSVFEWTLMSYSSLFGSALAYGLFFWFASRKELTSFSTLAFLTPVFALITGGIWLGERLFLLQWIGVVLVLISVLFVSQRRRFWGDKNINEQIKEA; encoded by the coding sequence ATGTTTGTCATTTGGAATTGGTTTTTGATGATTTTGCCGTTCGCTCTTTGGGGAACCTCAATGGCGGCGATGGCACCTTTGGTCAATGCTGCGGGACCTGAGATAGTTGCCTCACTAAGGCTTTTGCCTGCAGGCCTAGTTGTATTGGCTTCGGTACCTTTCTTGAAGAGGAGTTGGAATATTTCAAAAGATGATTTGGTGTGGTTTTTAGTATTTACTTTGATTGATGCAACCCTTTTTCAGATTTTTCTAGCTAAAGGTTTAATGGAAACTGGTGCAGGCTTGGGTTCTGTTCTTATTGATTCACAACCTTTGATGGTTGCTTTATTAGCAAGAATTCTCTTTGGCGATGCAATAAATCCAATTGGATGGATTGGATTGGTGCTTGGCTTGGTTGGCATAATTTGTCTTGGAGTCCCTACAGAGTTGCTAGGGAATTGGTTTTTGCTTGGCAAATTTGAATCAGGAAGTAATTTTTTAAGTCATGGAGAAGTGTGGATGATATGCGCAGCTACCTCGATGGCTTTAGGAACGGTGTTGATTCGATTTGCTTGTAGAAACAGTGATCCTGTTGCTGTAACTGGATGGCATATGGTTTTGGGAAGTGTTCCTCTTCTCTTCTGGCATGTGTTCGATAAGAATTGGCCGTTAGTTCCAGATTGGTCTGTTTTTGAATGGACTTTGATGTCTTATTCAAGTTTGTTTGGTAGCGCACTTGCCTATGGATTGTTTTTTTGGTTTGCAAGCCGAAAAGAATTAACAAGCTTTAGTACCCTTGCCTTTTTAACTCCTGTATTTGCCTTGATTACCGGAGGGATTTGGTTAGGCGAGAGACTTTTCCTTCTCCAGTGGATTGGAGTGGTTTTGGTTTTAATTTCCGTACTATTTGTAAGTCAGAGGAGAAGATTCTGGGGGGATAAAAACATTAATGAACAAATAAAAGAGGCTTAA
- a CDS encoding glycosyltransferase family 4 protein, whose translation MINNQLKLILVSTPIGYLGSGKGGGVELTIISLIKGLILLGHKITLIAPKGSKLPFESELLKIRLIDGIDQPSWQHQKKTDPVVIPSNSVLPRLWEEVLDISNQFDAVINFSYDWLPLWLTKTQSTKIFHLISMGSESLIMKEIISEISQLFPSQLAFHTKRQSKDYLLKNDPIIVGNGFDKENYLFNENMNGPLGWAGRIAPEKGLEDAVKVANHLSEKLLVWGLIEDKEYASKIENTFEIEIIDWRGFLPTNKFQEELGRCRALINTPKWNEAYGNVIVEAMACGVPVIAYDLGGPGELIEDGFNGFLVRPNDIEGLIKATKLISEIKRKNCRDWFEKKATNKVFAKRVENWLNKGLNKKISADVQD comes from the coding sequence GTGATAAATAATCAATTAAAACTTATTCTAGTAAGTACACCTATAGGTTATTTGGGAAGTGGCAAAGGTGGAGGAGTTGAACTTACTATTATTTCTCTGATTAAAGGATTAATTTTATTAGGCCATAAAATTACTTTAATTGCACCAAAAGGATCCAAATTACCTTTTGAAAGTGAATTACTTAAAATAAGATTAATCGATGGAATTGATCAACCTAGTTGGCAACATCAGAAGAAAACAGATCCAGTTGTAATTCCATCTAATTCAGTTTTACCAAGGTTATGGGAAGAGGTTTTAGATATATCTAATCAATTTGATGCAGTTATTAACTTTTCATATGATTGGCTTCCTTTATGGTTGACAAAAACTCAATCAACTAAAATATTTCATTTAATTAGCATGGGTTCTGAATCACTAATAATGAAAGAAATAATCAGTGAAATAAGTCAACTTTTTCCTTCTCAGTTAGCTTTTCATACGAAACGACAATCTAAAGACTATTTATTAAAAAATGATCCAATTATTGTTGGCAATGGATTTGATAAGGAAAATTATTTATTCAATGAAAATATGAATGGACCATTAGGTTGGGCTGGAAGAATTGCGCCAGAAAAAGGTTTAGAAGATGCAGTAAAAGTTGCGAATCACTTAAGTGAAAAATTATTAGTTTGGGGACTTATTGAAGATAAAGAATATGCATCAAAAATTGAAAATACTTTCGAAATAGAAATTATTGACTGGAGAGGATTTCTTCCAACGAATAAATTTCAGGAGGAATTAGGAAGATGTAGAGCGTTGATAAATACTCCTAAATGGAATGAAGCTTACGGTAACGTTATTGTTGAAGCGATGGCTTGTGGTGTTCCCGTAATTGCATATGATCTGGGAGGACCTGGGGAATTGATTGAAGATGGTTTCAATGGTTTTTTGGTTAGGCCCAATGATATTGAAGGATTGATAAAAGCAACAAAATTAATCTCAGAAATCAAAAGAAAAAACTGTAGAGATTGGTTTGAAAAAAAAGCCACTAACAAAGTTTTTGCAAAACGAGTGGAGAATTGGCTTAATAAAGGCTTAAATAAAAAAATCTCTGCAGACGTACAAGATTAG